The DNA segment TGACATAATTTAATAGTTTACAAACATTTAATTTTTATTTTTCAACTAAATCAATAAACTCAAATTTGTTTCCAAAATATTTTAGAAGCAAAATTAAATCATCTAATTTAATAACTAATGAAGCTGTATTAATATTAGGATGAAAACTAATAGTTTTACTTTGCTTAAGGTTCTCATCAATAAATACGTGAACCTCATGACCTTTATCATTTATTAACCCAAAAGGAGAAACTGAACCTGGCGTAAGTCCGAGATATTTTAGCATTCTTTCTGGCGAAGCAAAAGAAATTTTTCCCTGTTTAAGAATTTTTTCAAGTGAATGAATATCAAGATTTTGTTTATGCTCTAGAATTACAAGATAATGCTTATTACCTTTATGATTTCTGAAAAATAAATTTTTACAATGAGATGAGTCAAGATCTTTCCAGTATTGCATGGCTATTTCAATTGTAGGCGCTGGAGGATGCTCATGATAAATAAACTGAATCCCGAGCTCATTTAGTTTTTCGTACAATTCAATTTGTCCATTCATAATTTAAGTTTTTGCAATTTTTGAAAAAATATTCAACTTTACAAAATGGTTGCCACAAACAAAAACACATTTTTTTCTAAAACCATTCAATATTTTAAAGGAGATAATTTAATTGCATTAACTATTGTAGTTATTGCTTCCATTTTAAGGTTGTATAAGCTAAATAACATCCCTTTTACCCTAGATGAACTCAGTGCTTTATCAAGAACAAATTATGATTCAATTAATTCACTTATTGATTTAGGAATACTTAGAGACGGTCATCCGGCTGGAATTCAGATTTTTCTATTTTATTGGGTAAAATTTTTCGGTTATTCAGAAATGTCGGTAAAACTGCCATTTATTTTATGCGGCATTGCTTCAGTATGGCTAATTTTTATTATTGGAAAAAAATGGTTTAATCCAACAGTTGGATTACTTTCATCAGCATTTATTGCAACTATTCAGTTTACAGTAATGTATAGTCAAATTGAGAGACCTTATGCATCAGGATTATTCTTTTTTCTATTATTTATATATTTCTGGTCTCAAGTTGTTCTCGAAAAAAGAGATAAAATATTTTACTGGATTGGTTTTTCAATAACAGCTGCACTTTGTGCCTACAATCATTATTTCACGCTATTTTCTGCTTTAGTAGCTGCTATCACTGGCACTTTGTTTTTAAAAAATCTTCTTCTTAAAAAATACCTGATATTTTGCTTTATTGCTAGCTTACTTACCTTACCACATATAAGTATTTTTATTACGCAATTATCACATGGTGGATTAAACTGGCTTCCAAAGCCTAGAAGTTCATTTTTTATTACATACTTAGAATTTGTTTTTCATTTTTCAATTTGGGCAGAAATATTCTTTTTAGTTATAACTGCTATCGGAATTTTTCTATTTGTTAAGAACAGTAATAAAAAAGACAAAAATGCATTAAGAATAACAGGATTAATTTGGCTAATTTTACCAATTGTTACAGGATATTTATATTCAATTTACGGGAAGCCAATTTTACAATATTCTGCATTAATTTTTTCTGTTCCCTTTTTATTTATTGTTGCCTTCTCCTTTTTCCCACCTCTAAAAGTTAAAATCAATATTATTTTAGTTTTATTAATTTGTTGCATTAACATTCCCACATTAGTGATTGGAAGACAATATTATAATTTCTTTTATAATCAAAGCTATGATGCTATTGCAATAAATCAAATAGCATTAATGGATTCATTAAAACAACCGGTATCATTGCTAATTAATGGTTATGAACCATTTTATCTTAAATATTATACATTAAAGTATCATCATAAAATACCATGTAATCTTTATGTTTTTGATATGCTTAATAATATTGGCTTTAAAAATTATATAAAAAAATTACATACCAATTACATTGCAATTGTTCATGTAGGAGTTATGCCACTCCAGAATTACGATATTGCTCAATCAGAGTATCCATACTTTGTTAAACGATCTGTAGGGTTTGGTTACGAATGGTATGTTTTTTCAAAATTACCACAAAATAATATTTCAAGATTTTATTTTGAAACAAATAATTATTTTGACAAACAACTTGTTGATTGGTCTTTTAATCAGGCAAATATTTGTATTAGTCCTACCGATTCCACTAACTATTGTTATAAATTCAGTGAAGGTGAAGAATGGGGACCAGGTTTTAAAGGAACTCTACAAAAATATAAATGCAGCAAACATGATTTTATTAATATCACAGTCAAGCTTTACTCTGAAAATATTCCTAAAGATGCAACAATAGTTTTAACATTAATGGATAAAAATGACAGTCTAATATCATGGATTGGAGCATCATCTAAAGATTTTTATTATGTTAAAAATAAATGGCAAACAATAAATTTAGCTGCCCGCTTAACTGATATTAATTTACCAAAAGATTCTGTTTATTTTAATACATATATATGGAATGTGGGAAAGTCTCCAATATATTTGGATGATTTCTGTGTAAGATTTGAAAAAGGAAATCCCTTTATTTATGCAATTACCACTGACTTTTAAAACCTTTAATTATTTAGAAGGAAAAAGTCCATGAATCTCAGCATCAATTTTATTGATAATTTCTCTTAAATCTTCAGGTTTCTGGCTAAAATTAATTTTATCAATATCCACTACTAATAATTTGCTGATACTATAACCTGAAATCCATGATTCGTAACGCTCATTAAGTTTTTTAAGGTAATCCAAACGTATTCCGCTTTCATACTTCCTGCCTCTGCTTTGTATTTGTTCTACTAATCGTGGAACAGAAGCACGTAAATAAATAAGCAAGTCCGGTGGTTGAATTAATGATGTCATTAAATTAAAGAGAGTAAAATAATTTTCAAAATCTCTTGACGACATTAATCCCATAGAATGCAGGTTGGGTGCAAAAATAAAAGCATCTTCATAAATGGTTCTATCCTGAATAACAGTTTTTGCTGACTTTCTTATTTCAACTATCTGGCTAAATCTGCTGTTTAGAAAATAAATCTGCAAATTGAAAGACCAACGGTGCATGTCTTCGTAAAAATCATTTAAATATGGATTATCTTCCACGTCTTCGTAATGAGCTTCCCATTTGTAATGTTTTGCCAACATCCCTGTAAGCGTGGTTTTACCTGATCCGATGTTACCTGCAATGGCTATGTGCATTCCCATTTTTTGTGCTTTTTTTAATATCCGAAAATACAAATTATTTTATCACTAAAAGTTTTTTTTAATTAACAACTAATCGCATTTTCTGAAAATTTTTCTTTAAAATAATTATAGCTTAGTTGTTAATATTAAAAAACAATATTTCATTATCGTTTAAAGCAATCATTTTGTCTTTAAAAACCGAAACTGATTTAATTTTTAAATCAAGATTAATTTCCTGAATTAGTTCATTCTTAATAAGTGAATATGAGCAAAGTTTATTTTCTGACAAATAAATAATGTTATCTCCTATTATTTGGAAATAATTTATTTCAGTAATTGGAATCAATTTTTTATATACTCCGAATTTATCAAAAAGCAGCAATCCTGTTTTTGGAACCGACATATATATAATATCATTATTTTCTAACAATTTTACAGGAATATTTTCACTTTTGTTAAAAACAGACTGAATAATAGTCCCTTTCCTGTCTGCTTCTAAATTACCATTTAGATGAATAAGTTGTAGCATTTGCGAATCAAATATCCAGAAGCCTCCCGAATTTGATGTGCAGCAAATATTTACCTGACTATAACCTGAATTATCAAGTTCTATTGGACTTCCTATTTCTGAAAGCTTATTTGACAAAAAAATAACTTTATTAAACTCTTTAAAAAACAGTAATATTCTCATCGGATCAGTAACATCTACCATTGAGATATTGCCCAGAAAGGAATTAGAATAAGAATAAAGTTTTTTGCCTTCACTGGAATAAAGAATAAGATTGTTTTCTTTTACTGTATATATATTACCTAATGCATCGTTTAATACAATATCAGCATTTGCACTAACTTGCATAAAAGGGTTTAACTCTGTTGAATTAAGTATAACAAATAACAGTATTAATAATAAAACTTTCATTAAATAATCTTGTTTTTTAATGCTAACAGTTCATCAATATATTCGCGGTGATTCGCAAGTCGTGGTATTTTGTGCTGCCCTCCAAGTTTTCCTTTATCCTTAAGCCATTTGTAAAATGTTCCATCAGGTAAAACAGTAACTTTTGGAAAATCTAAAGACATATTTCTATATCTCTTTGCTTCATAATCAGAGTTAACAGATTTTAAAGCATTATCAAGTATCTCCATAAAATAGTCAATACTTGACGGAGGTGTAGAAAATTCAAAAAGCCACTCGTGTGCACCTTTTGAGCACTCTGTCATATATACCGGTGCTGCAGTGTATTCTCTGATTTCGGCATGAGTTTTTTCGCTTGCAATTTTAATTGCTTTCTCGGCATTCTCGATTATAAGTTCTTCGCCAAATGCATTTATAAAATGTTTTGTGCGCCCTGTTATAACAATTTTATGCGGATACAAAGAGGTAAATTTAACCGTATCACCAATAATGTATCTCCATAATCCGGAATTTGTGGTAATTACCAATGCATAATTCTTTCCTTGTTCTACTTCACCAATTGTTAGCACCTTAGGATTTTCTTTTCCAAATTCCTCCATAGGAATAAATTCATAAAAAATCCCATAATCTAGCATTAGCAACATATCACGAGTATTCAAATCATCCTGAATTGCAAAAAATCCTTCCGATGCATTATATGTTTCAAGATAATTCATCTTATCAGAAGTGAACAACTTTTTAAACTGCTCTCTGTATGGTTCAAAGCTAACACCTCCATGAACAAAGACTTCCAGATTTGGCCAGATTTCGGATAAATCTTTTTTATTTGTTAATTCTAAAATGCGTTTCATTAAAACCAATGTCCATGAAGGAACACCGGCAATACTTGTAACATTTTCTTTTATTGTAGCATGAGCCATTTTTTCTATTTTGCTCTCCCATTCGTCCATTAAAGCTATTTCAAGATTTGGGGTTCTCAAAAATTCTGCCCAAAAAGGTAAGTTCTGAATTAATACTGCCGACAAATCGCCATAATACGATTCATTACTAAATTCATTTATTTGATGACTACCACCAAGCCCTAAGGTTTTACCCTTAAATAACTCATAATTTGGACGCTGGGATGAAAATAGTGCAATTATATCTTTACCACCTTTAAAATGACAATCTTCTAATGCTTCTTTACTAACAGGAATAAATTTACTTTTATCATTTGTTGTACCAGATGATTTAGCAAACCATTTAATTTCTGATGGCCATAAAATATTCTGTTCGTTTTTACGTAACCTTGATATATAAGAAGTTAAATTTTCATAGTCTGACAATGGCACTCGATTTTGAAATTCCCTAATTGATGTTATACTTTCAAAGTTATATTTTCTTCCAAATTCTGTTTCACGTGCTTTTTTGAGTAATTTATAATTCATTTCCAACTGAACATCAACCGGATATTTACGAAATAAATCAATTTGAGTCATTCGTTTAATATGTAACCAACTGATTAGAGATTGAAGAATTGCCATTAACTTAATTTTGTTTATACAAACTTAAAATTTTTTATTTTAAATACAGTCAAAAAGTTTTTTGTTTCTCGATTGGTTTATACATTTGATAAAAAAATATTTAAAATGAATTTTATTGATTTAGTGTTAATTATTCCTATTTTATGGTTCGGCTATAAAGGCTTTACCAAAGGTTTTATTATTGAAATTGCATCATTAGCTGCATTAATGCTAGGACTATATGGCGGAATTATTTTTTCGGGATTTGTTGCAGGATATATTTCGAAATGGTTTGAAATTAAATCAGATTATGTACCATTGATTTCATTTTCAGTCACATTCTTAATAATTGTAATAATAGTTTTTTTAGTTGCAAAAGGTGTTGATAAACTTGTAAAATCTGCTGCACTTGGTATACCTAACAAATTAGCCGGAGCAGTTGTTGGTGCTGCAAAAACTATTGTAATAATAAGTGTACTTCTTTTACTTGTAAACAAATATGATAAAAATGGATTATTCTTAAAAGAAAATATAAGAAACAATTCACTTCTTTATAATCCATTAAGTGAATTGGTTGTAAAAGTTTATCCCTCTGTAACTGAAACTTTAGGAAATGTTCTAGAATCAGAAAAAAAACCCGAAAAAAAAGATGAACTTAAATAAAACAGTTGTCAGTTTATCGTTTTATAAGTTTAACTTTAAAATTAATCCTAAATCGAAAATCCTAATTCCTAAATCCAAAAATGTCTTACTGGTTCGAACTTGGTTATGCCGGATTATTTTTTGCTTCTTTTTTAGCAGCAACAATAGTTCCTTTTAGCTCAGATGCAGTAGTAGTTGGAATGGTAACTGGAGGATATGATGCATTCTGGTCAATAACTATAGCTACAATAGGTAACACTCTTGGAGGAATGTCGAGTTATGGTTTGGGTTATCTTGGAAAATGGGTTTGGATTGAAAAATATTTAAGAATAAAAAAAGAAAGACTTGAAAGAATGCAGTTACGGATAAAAAAATATACAGGGTTAGCTGCCTTTTTAACATGGCTTCCTATTATTGGAGATGTTATTGCCGTTGCATTGGGACTCCTTAAAATAAACGTTTATAAAGTAACTATATTCATGACTGCAGGAAAATTAGCAAGATATATTGCAATAGTATATTTGTGGGATATTTTCTTTTAGTAGTTTTGCAAAAAAATAAATTATGGAAATTGTATTAAGCGGAATTCGCTCAACAGGAAATTTGCACCTTGGAAATTATTTTGGTGCCATGAAAAATTTTGTTAGAATGCAGGAAGAAAGTAATTGCTTTTTCTTCATTGCAGATTATCACTCTTTAACAACTCATCCAACACCAGAAAATTTATTTGAAACAACAAAACAGGTTTTAGTAGAATATTTAGCTTGTGGTATTGATCCTGAAAAATGCACTTTATACAGACAATCTGACATACCCGAAATTCCCGAATTGTATCTTTTGTTAAATATGAACGCATACATGGGCGAACTAGAACGTTGTACAACTTTTAAAGATAAAGCCAGAAAACAACCAAATAATGTAAACTCAGGATTATTAACCTATCCTGTTTTAATGGCTGCCGATATTCTTATTCACCGTGCATTAAA comes from the Bacteroidia bacterium genome and includes:
- a CDS encoding prolyl-tRNA synthetase associated domain-containing protein; this encodes MNGQIELYEKLNELGIQFIYHEHPPAPTIEIAMQYWKDLDSSHCKNLFFRNHKGNKHYLVILEHKQNLDIHSLEKILKQGKISFASPERMLKYLGLTPGSVSPFGLINDKGHEVHVFIDENLKQSKTISFHPNINTASLVIKLDDLILLLKYFGNKFEFIDLVEK
- a CDS encoding glycosyltransferase family 39 protein translates to MVATNKNTFFSKTIQYFKGDNLIALTIVVIASILRLYKLNNIPFTLDELSALSRTNYDSINSLIDLGILRDGHPAGIQIFLFYWVKFFGYSEMSVKLPFILCGIASVWLIFIIGKKWFNPTVGLLSSAFIATIQFTVMYSQIERPYASGLFFFLLFIYFWSQVVLEKRDKIFYWIGFSITAALCAYNHYFTLFSALVAAITGTLFLKNLLLKKYLIFCFIASLLTLPHISIFITQLSHGGLNWLPKPRSSFFITYLEFVFHFSIWAEIFFLVITAIGIFLFVKNSNKKDKNALRITGLIWLILPIVTGYLYSIYGKPILQYSALIFSVPFLFIVAFSFFPPLKVKINIILVLLICCINIPTLVIGRQYYNFFYNQSYDAIAINQIALMDSLKQPVSLLINGYEPFYLKYYTLKYHHKIPCNLYVFDMLNNIGFKNYIKKLHTNYIAIVHVGVMPLQNYDIAQSEYPYFVKRSVGFGYEWYVFSKLPQNNISRFYFETNNYFDKQLVDWSFNQANICISPTDSTNYCYKFSEGEEWGPGFKGTLQKYKCSKHDFINITVKLYSENIPKDATIVLTLMDKNDSLISWIGASSKDFYYVKNKWQTINLAARLTDINLPKDSVYFNTYIWNVGKSPIYLDDFCVRFEKGNPFIYAITTDF
- a CDS encoding deoxynucleoside kinase gives rise to the protein MHIAIAGNIGSGKTTLTGMLAKHYKWEAHYEDVEDNPYLNDFYEDMHRWSFNLQIYFLNSRFSQIVEIRKSAKTVIQDRTIYEDAFIFAPNLHSMGLMSSRDFENYFTLFNLMTSLIQPPDLLIYLRASVPRLVEQIQSRGRKYESGIRLDYLKKLNERYESWISGYSISKLLVVDIDKINFSQKPEDLREIINKIDAEIHGLFPSK
- a CDS encoding GH3 auxin-responsive promoter family protein, with the protein product MAILQSLISWLHIKRMTQIDLFRKYPVDVQLEMNYKLLKKARETEFGRKYNFESITSIREFQNRVPLSDYENLTSYISRLRKNEQNILWPSEIKWFAKSSGTTNDKSKFIPVSKEALEDCHFKGGKDIIALFSSQRPNYELFKGKTLGLGGSHQINEFSNESYYGDLSAVLIQNLPFWAEFLRTPNLEIALMDEWESKIEKMAHATIKENVTSIAGVPSWTLVLMKRILELTNKKDLSEIWPNLEVFVHGGVSFEPYREQFKKLFTSDKMNYLETYNASEGFFAIQDDLNTRDMLLMLDYGIFYEFIPMEEFGKENPKVLTIGEVEQGKNYALVITTNSGLWRYIIGDTVKFTSLYPHKIVITGRTKHFINAFGEELIIENAEKAIKIASEKTHAEIREYTAAPVYMTECSKGAHEWLFEFSTPPSSIDYFMEILDNALKSVNSDYEAKRYRNMSLDFPKVTVLPDGTFYKWLKDKGKLGGQHKIPRLANHREYIDELLALKNKII
- a CDS encoding CvpA family protein, translated to MNFIDLVLIIPILWFGYKGFTKGFIIEIASLAALMLGLYGGIIFSGFVAGYISKWFEIKSDYVPLISFSVTFLIIVIIVFLVAKGVDKLVKSAALGIPNKLAGAVVGAAKTIVIISVLLLLVNKYDKNGLFLKENIRNNSLLYNPLSELVVKVYPSVTETLGNVLESEKKPEKKDELK
- a CDS encoding DedA family protein translates to MSYWFELGYAGLFFASFLAATIVPFSSDAVVVGMVTGGYDAFWSITIATIGNTLGGMSSYGLGYLGKWVWIEKYLRIKKERLERMQLRIKKYTGLAAFLTWLPIIGDVIAVALGLLKINVYKVTIFMTAGKLARYIAIVYLWDIFF